The Syntrophobotulus glycolicus DSM 8271 DNA window GGAATCTCTCACCGATCAGCGGCAGAAAGTCTTCGGCAATCGCTTCCTCAACAAGAAGGGTTTCCAGAGAATTGCACACTCCGGGATTCTGGGTCTTGGAGTTAAAGACGATTTCCACCGCCTGCTCCAGATTGGCTTTGTGGTGAACAAAAGCATGGCAGAGACCGGTTCCCGTTTCGATCACCGGTATTCTGGAGTTCTCAAGGACACTTTGGATCAACCCCGCCCCGCCCCGGGGAATAATGACATCGATAAATTTGTTCATTTGCATCAGCTGCAGGACATATTCTCTGTCCGTTAAGGTGACCAGCTGAATACTGCCTTCAGGCATGCCGGCTCTGACTGCGGCTTCTTTGATCACTTCGGCCAGAACGATGTTGCTTTGGATCGCTTCCGATCCTCCCCGCAGAATGCAGGCGTTCCCCGATTTTAAGCAGAGTGCGGCAGCATCGACCGTCACATTGGGGCGGGCCTCATAAATCATGGCAATCACCCCTAAAGGCACTCTTGATTTCTGGATTCGCAGCCCATTGGGCCTGGTCCAGAATTCCCCGCCTCCGACCGGATCAGGAAGATTGACCACTTCCTGAAGAGCATTGCTCATTCCCTCAATCGCTTTTTCCGTCAAAAGCAAACGGTTAACCAAACTGCTGCGCAGCCCTTTTTCCTGTGCCGCTTTAATATCGAGAGCATTGGCCTCCAGTATTCTCTCCTTATGGGCCAGCAAAGCCTCCGCCATCGCGGATAAAGCCTGATTCTTGGCCTGCGTCCCGGCAAATGCCAGCTTCCGGGCTGCCGCTTTCGCTCTTTCTCCGATCGCGACCAGCCTTTCATCAATCCTGTCCGTCATGGTTATACCCCTTTCCTCTCTGATCCGTTCTCATCCCTCTGTGCTCTTGTTTCTCCGCAATATCCCATCTCAATCCTCAAAGACGGTCATCTTGTCCCTGTGGATGACCTCGCGGCCTTTGGTATCCGGAATCAGTCTGGCGATTTCATCAGAATGCAGGCCGATTACCCGGGCGACTTCTTCACTGCTCAGCTCAACGAGGCCTCTGGCGATTTCTTCTTCCCGCAGGTTGAATACCCTGACCAGATCGTTTCTTTCCCAATAACCGTCAATCTTCGTTATTCCCGGAGCCAGCAGGCTTTTCCCTCCGTGCAGCAGGGCTTCCTGCGCCCCGTCATCAATCATGATTGTTCCCATGGAGAGACCGGCGTAAGCTATCCAGCGTTTTTTACCGGCAAATTTATGCTCACAGGGAGGGAAATATGTACCTCTGGGCAATTCCCCGTTTAAAAACTGATTGACCTCATTCAGGTAAGCGGTGTTCATAAAAAAAACATCTATGCCAAAACGAGTGGCCATTTCAGCGGCTTTGAGCTTAGTGACCATCCCGCCGGTTCCTGCCATCGAACCCGAGCCTCCCGCAAGATCGAACACCTCCGGGATGTTTTCTACGGTTTTGATCAGCTCAGCTGTGGGATCTTTCACCGGATTGGCGGTATACAGACCGTCAACATCGGTCAGAAGAATAAGCAAATCGGCATCGATCAGACCCGCGACCATTGCCGAGAGCCTGTCATTATCCCCAAAGCACAGCTCTTCAACCACAACCGTATCATTCTCATTGACAATGGGCACTATCCCGTATTTGAGCAGTTTTTCTAAGGTATTTTTAGCATTCTTATAATGAGCCGATTCTACCAGGTCGATTCTGGACAGTAAGATCTGGGCGCAGGTTAAACCATATTGCTCAAAGAAACAGGAGTATTTTTCTATGAGCACCCCCTGCCCTACTGCCGCCGCGGCCTGCTTTCCCGCCAAATCCTTCGGTTTTTTCCGCAAATTCATTTTGGCCAGCCCTGCGGCGACTGCTCCTGAGGTCACCAGTACACATTCCAAACCCTCCTTGACCAGACCGGCGATCGTACCTGCCAATCTCTCCATTACAGGGCCATTGACCCCGCCCTGAGGGAAAGTCAGGCTGCTGCTCCCTATTTTAAATACGACTCGTTTGAGAGCCTTATTCACTATATTCTTCCTCCATCTCTTCCGCCCTTTTTTGACAAGCCTGCAGGGCCTGCCAAACGATGCCCTCCAGTCCCGCTTGTTCAAAACTGCAGATTGCGGCAGAGGTGGTTCCATTGGGGGATGTCACGGCTTTTCTGAGCTCGGCAGGCTCCCGGCCTGTTTGGGCCAGCATTTTCCCGGCTCCGACCAGCGTTTCTACGGCCAGCAGAGTTGCCTGCTCCTTACTCAACCCCAGCTTTTCCCCGGCCTGGGCCATATATTCCGCCAGCAAATAAAAATAGGCCGGTCCGCTGCCGCTGACTGCGGTGACGGCATTGATTTCTTCATCCTTAACCCATAACACCTTTCCCAAGGCGGAAAAAACCTTTTCCGCACTTTTGGCCTGACTCTCGCTGACCTTTTTGCCCCTGGCCAAAGCAGAAACAGAATGCAGCACGGCAGCGGAGGTATTGGGCATGACCCTGACCACAGCTGTCCCGGGCAGTTTTCTTTCATAGTATTCTAACCCAATCCCGGCCGCAACCGTAATCAAGAGCTTGCCAGCCAAATCATCCTTGCCCAAAGCGGCCAGCAGCGCCGGAATATCTTTTGGTTTAATTGCCAGGACAATCACATCGGAATCACGGATTACCTCAGCCTGAGTGCAGACTTTGGCCTGGTATTGTTCAGCCAATTGCCGCGGTTTTTCCTCAAATAAGTCAAAAAGATTGATGACTGCCGGGCTCCCGCTCTGCCTTAGTCCTTTCACGATCGAACCGGCCAGGTTGCCGCAGCCGATAAAGCCTAACTTCTCCACTGCTCATTCCTCCAAATAAAACAAGCTTCTTCCATCATAAGGACGAAAGAAGCCTTTCGTAAGATTATTTTAACATAAGCATCCCGCATCTTGAAAGCCTCGAATATTCCAATATCCCTAACTTTATCTTAAGGCATCGACGACCGCGTCGCCCATTTGCCTGGTTCCTAAAATCCTGCCGGGATCTCCGCCGAGATCGGCTGTCCGGTACCCCTGATCCAATACCTTCGTTACAGCGTCCTCAATCAGCTGTCCCTCTTTATTCAGGCCAAAGGTCCATTTGAGCATCATCGCCGCGGATAAAATCGTGGCCAGGGGGTTCGCTTTATTTTGTCCGGCAATATCCGGCGCCGAGCCATGGGCCGGTTCATACAGGCCCTTTTTCCCGCTCATGCTGGCCGAAGCCAGCATCCCGATCGAGCCGCCGAGCATGGAAGCCAGGTCGGTCAAAATATCGCCGAACATATTCTCGGTGACGATAACGTCAAACTGCTCGGGATAGCGAACCAGCTGCATAGCGGCGTTGTCCACATACATCTGGCTGACTTCAACCTCAGGATATTGGGGCGCAAGATCAAGGACAATTTCCCGCCAGAACCTGGAGGACTCCAAAACATTGGCTTTATCAACTGAACAAAGCTTTTTTCTTCTTTGTCCGGCCAGAACAAAAGCGAACTCAACGATTCTTCGGATTTCCTCTTCAGTATAGACAAGCACATCATAAGCGGCCTTCGGATGCTCCTTGCGGCCTTTTTCCCCGAAATACAAGCCCCCGGTCAGTTCTCTGATCACAACCATATCCACATTTCTGACAATCTCTTCTTTCAGGGCTGATGAAGAGATCAGGGAAGGCATCATTTTAATCGGCCGGATATTGGCATAAAGCTCCAGCTCCTTGCGCAGGGCCAGAAGCCCGCCCAATTCCGGTCTTTCCTGCGCGGGCAGGGTATCCCACTTGGGACCGCCGATTGCTCCGAGCAATACCGCATCCGCTTCTTTGCATGCGGCTAAAGTATCCTCCGGAAGAGCCTTGCCTCTGGCATCGATCGCCGCTCCCCCAATCAGATATTCCTGGAACTGGAATTGTTCCCCGCTGTTTTTCAACACAGCATCCAGGACCTTAAGTGCTTCCGGTATAATTTCCTGACCGATTCCATCACCAGGCAATACAGCTATTTTAGGCATTTTTCTTCTTCTCCTTTACATAAGGAACAAGTCCCCCGGCTTTGATCAGCTCCTGCATGAATGGCGGAAACGGTCGGGCCTGAAAGGAAGTACCTTTGGTCATATTCTTAATCGCACCCGTTTCCAGATCAACTTCAACCTCATCCCCATGCTCGATTCCGGCAACCGCTTCCGGACATTCCAGAATCGGCATGGCAATATTTAAAGAATTGCGGTAGAAAATCCGGGCAAAGGAATTGGCAATTACCGCCTTCACTCCTGCCGCCTTGATCGATAAAGGCGCATGTTCCCTGGAGGAACCGCAGCCAAAATTTTTGCCGCCGATAATGATATCTCCGGTTTTCACTTCCCGGGCAAAATCCGGATCGGCATCCTCCATGCAATGGGCGGCAAGGTATTCAGAATCTGACCTGTTTAAATGCCGTGCCGGTATAATGACATCCGTATCAATATCATTGCCAAACTTCCAGGCCTTACCCATTTTTCACAACCTCCCTCGGATGGACAATTTCTCCCTTGATGGCAGAAGCAGCCGCTACTGCCGGATTGCAAAGGTAAACTTCACTTCCAGGATGCCCCATGCGGCCCACAAAATTACGGTTCGTAGTGGAAAGCGCTTTTTCCCCTTTGGCCAGAATACCCATATGGCCGCCCAGACAAGGGCCGCAGGTAGGGGTACTGACCGCAGCCCCGGCTTCAATCAGGGTTTCAATATAACCCCTGCGCATGGCTTCCAGCATGATTTCCTGCGTGCCGGGGAAGACCAGGCATCTGATTTCTGGATGAACGGAATTGCCTTTAAGAATCCTGGCGGCAATCTCCAAATCTTCCAATCGCCCGTTTGTACAAGACCCGATAACAACCTGATCCATCTTGATTCCGCTGACTTCATCGACCGATTTGGTGTTTTCGGGAAGATGGGGACAGGCAACCTGCAAGGGAATATCCTTGGTCTGATAATCGAAAACCTGAGCATATTTGGCGTCACTGTCACTGTTATAGATCTTATACGGCCTTTTTGCCCGGCTCGATACATAAGCCAGAGTGATTTCATCGGGCTCAATCAGTCCGGCCTTGGCTCCGGCTTCTATGGCCATATTGGATATGGTCAGCCTGTTGTCCATCGATAGGGCTTTGATCCCCTCTCCGGCAAATTCCATGGCCGAATAGAGCGCCCCGTCCACCCCGATCTGACCGATGATATACAAGATCAGGTCCTTACCGCTTATCCAGGGCTGATACTGATTTCCATGAAAAACAAACCTGATGGTTTCCGGTATTTTGAACCAGGCTTCACCGGTCGCCATCCCGGCCGCCAGGTCGGTGCTGCCGACACCTGTACTGAAGGCCCCAAGAGCACCATAGGTACAGGTATGGGAATCCGCCCCGATAATTAAATCACCGGGCAGGACAACACCCTGTTCAGGCAGGAGACAATGTTCAATTCCCACTCTGCCTGATTCCCAGTAATGCGTGATCTCCTGCTCCCGGACAAAATCCCTCATGATTTTGCACTGTTCAGCAGAAGCAATATCTTTATTCGGTGTAAAATGGTCCGGGACAAGGACAACTTTATCCCGGTCAAAAACCTGATCGATCCCCAGCTTGCGGAATTCCCTGATCGCCACAGGACCTGTCACATCATTCGCCAAAACAATATCCAGCTTGGCATTGATGATTTCTCCGGGTACTACCCTGTCCACACCGGCATGGGCCGCCAGGATCTTTTCGCTAATCGTCATTCCCACTGGTTATTCCCTCCTCATCATTAATCTCTGCACCTTCAGATATAATATTATCCCACCACTACTTGTTCTGACAAACATTTAGTGATGAGATAATCTTTTTCATCCATATCTGGGATCAGGAAAGCTGAGCTATCTTTTTTTCACCATGACCCAGCCTTTGCCTAAAGCCCGGTTCACCGCCTGCAGGTAGGCCTTGACACTCGCTTCAATAATATCGGTGCTGATTCCCCGTCCGGCAACAATATGCTCCCTGAATTTGACGGTGACATTGACCTCTCCCTGGGAATCTTCCCCGCTGTCAATGGCCTGCAGATTGTAGTGCAAAAGCTCACCGTCAATCCCGACAATTTTGTCAATCGCCTTGTAGGCCGCGGCAACAGGTCCGTCACCATAGGCCGCCTTGATCAGCTCTTCCTTTTCTTCGCCGTTTTTATGCTGAAGGCCGATCGTTGCCGTCGGTTTAAGGTTATTCCCTGTCACAACCTGCCAGTAATCGATCGTCAATTCTTCTTCCAGTTCATGAACATCGGCCAGAGAGAACAGATCAGAGCTTGTGACAACCTTTTTCTTTTCGGCAAGCACCTTAAAGTCTTCAAATAATTTTTGAAAACGTTCCTCTCCAATATCTATGCCGAGATCGTCCAGGCTCTTGCGCAAAGCATGTCTGCCTGAATGCTTGCCCAGGACTATGGTGTTCATATCCAACCCGATCATTTCCGGTGAAATAATCTCATAGGTAGAGCGTTCCTTGAGGACTCCGTCCTGGTGAATACCGGCTTCGTGGGCAAAAGCGTTTTTTCCGACAATAGATTTATTGTGCTGGACACTCATTCCGCTTAAACGGCTGACCAGGCGGCTGGTTTTGGTGATTTCCCGGGTCACAATTCTCGACTGGGCCATGTACTGGTCTTTGCGGGTATACAACGCCATGGCCAATTCTTCCAGAGCGGCATTTCCCGCTCTTTCCCCCAAACCGTTGACCGCACATTCGATCTGCTGGATTCCGGCCTTCACCGCTGCCAGGGAATTGGCGACAGCCAGTCCCAAATCATTGTGGCAGTGAACACTCACCTTCACTTTTTCGATGCCTTCGGTTTTCGTCATGATCGCTTTGACAAACTCGGCAAATTCATCCGGCACCGCATAGCCGACTGTATCGGGAATGTTGAGCACAGTCGCCCCCGATTTGATGGCCAGAGAAAATAC harbors:
- a CDS encoding glutamate-5-semialdehyde dehydrogenase encodes the protein MTDRIDERLVAIGERAKAAARKLAFAGTQAKNQALSAMAEALLAHKERILEANALDIKAAQEKGLRSSLVNRLLLTEKAIEGMSNALQEVVNLPDPVGGGEFWTRPNGLRIQKSRVPLGVIAMIYEARPNVTVDAAALCLKSGNACILRGGSEAIQSNIVLAEVIKEAAVRAGMPEGSIQLVTLTDREYVLQLMQMNKFIDVIIPRGGAGLIQSVLENSRIPVIETGTGLCHAFVHHKANLEQAVEIVFNSKTQNPGVCNSLETLLVEEAIAEDFLPLIGERFRRFGVEIRGCEKTTGIWSEAVRAKQEDWGTEYLDLVISVKVVKDLDEALDHIYQYGTKHSETIITEDYSAAQRFLNEIDAAAVYVNASTRFTDGNRFGFGAEIGISTQKLHARGPMALPELTTVKYTIYGNGQIV
- the proB gene encoding glutamate 5-kinase; its protein translation is MNKALKRVVFKIGSSSLTFPQGGVNGPVMERLAGTIAGLVKEGLECVLVTSGAVAAGLAKMNLRKKPKDLAGKQAAAAVGQGVLIEKYSCFFEQYGLTCAQILLSRIDLVESAHYKNAKNTLEKLLKYGIVPIVNENDTVVVEELCFGDNDRLSAMVAGLIDADLLILLTDVDGLYTANPVKDPTAELIKTVENIPEVFDLAGGSGSMAGTGGMVTKLKAAEMATRFGIDVFFMNTAYLNEVNQFLNGELPRGTYFPPCEHKFAGKKRWIAYAGLSMGTIMIDDGAQEALLHGGKSLLAPGITKIDGYWERNDLVRVFNLREEEIARGLVELSSEEVARVIGLHSDEIARLIPDTKGREVIHRDKMTVFED
- the proC gene encoding pyrroline-5-carboxylate reductase codes for the protein MEKLGFIGCGNLAGSIVKGLRQSGSPAVINLFDLFEEKPRQLAEQYQAKVCTQAEVIRDSDVIVLAIKPKDIPALLAALGKDDLAGKLLITVAAGIGLEYYERKLPGTAVVRVMPNTSAAVLHSVSALARGKKVSESQAKSAEKVFSALGKVLWVKDEEINAVTAVSGSGPAYFYLLAEYMAQAGEKLGLSKEQATLLAVETLVGAGKMLAQTGREPAELRKAVTSPNGTTSAAICSFEQAGLEGIVWQALQACQKRAEEMEEEYSE
- the leuB gene encoding 3-isopropylmalate dehydrogenase: MPKIAVLPGDGIGQEIIPEALKVLDAVLKNSGEQFQFQEYLIGGAAIDARGKALPEDTLAACKEADAVLLGAIGGPKWDTLPAQERPELGGLLALRKELELYANIRPIKMMPSLISSSALKEEIVRNVDMVVIRELTGGLYFGEKGRKEHPKAAYDVLVYTEEEIRRIVEFAFVLAGQRRKKLCSVDKANVLESSRFWREIVLDLAPQYPEVEVSQMYVDNAAMQLVRYPEQFDVIVTENMFGDILTDLASMLGGSIGMLASASMSGKKGLYEPAHGSAPDIAGQNKANPLATILSAAMMLKWTFGLNKEGQLIEDAVTKVLDQGYRTADLGGDPGRILGTRQMGDAVVDALR
- the leuD gene encoding 3-isopropylmalate dehydratase small subunit — protein: MGKAWKFGNDIDTDVIIPARHLNRSDSEYLAAHCMEDADPDFAREVKTGDIIIGGKNFGCGSSREHAPLSIKAAGVKAVIANSFARIFYRNSLNIAMPILECPEAVAGIEHGDEVEVDLETGAIKNMTKGTSFQARPFPPFMQELIKAGGLVPYVKEKKKNA
- the leuC gene encoding 3-isopropylmalate dehydratase large subunit; this translates as MGMTISEKILAAHAGVDRVVPGEIINAKLDIVLANDVTGPVAIREFRKLGIDQVFDRDKVVLVPDHFTPNKDIASAEQCKIMRDFVREQEITHYWESGRVGIEHCLLPEQGVVLPGDLIIGADSHTCTYGALGAFSTGVGSTDLAAGMATGEAWFKIPETIRFVFHGNQYQPWISGKDLILYIIGQIGVDGALYSAMEFAGEGIKALSMDNRLTISNMAIEAGAKAGLIEPDEITLAYVSSRAKRPYKIYNSDSDAKYAQVFDYQTKDIPLQVACPHLPENTKSVDEVSGIKMDQVVIGSCTNGRLEDLEIAARILKGNSVHPEIRCLVFPGTQEIMLEAMRRGYIETLIEAGAAVSTPTCGPCLGGHMGILAKGEKALSTTNRNFVGRMGHPGSEVYLCNPAVAAASAIKGEIVHPREVVKNG
- a CDS encoding 2-isopropylmalate synthase; the encoded protein is MRQIEFFDTTLRDGEQSPGVALNVEEKLQIARQLEKLGVDIIEAGFPITSPGDFQAVSLIAEKVRDTKIAGLARAEVQDIERAWEALKKAESPRIHTFIATSPIHMQYKLRKTKEQVLEHTKMAVELAKSKVSDVEFSAEDASRSEVDFLAQVFSLAIKSGATVLNIPDTVGYAVPDEFAEFVKAIMTKTEGIEKVKVSVHCHNDLGLAVANSLAAVKAGIQQIECAVNGLGERAGNAALEELAMALYTRKDQYMAQSRIVTREITKTSRLVSRLSGMSVQHNKSIVGKNAFAHEAGIHQDGVLKERSTYEIISPEMIGLDMNTIVLGKHSGRHALRKSLDDLGIDIGEERFQKLFEDFKVLAEKKKVVTSSDLFSLADVHELEEELTIDYWQVVTGNNLKPTATIGLQHKNGEEKEELIKAAYGDGPVAAAYKAIDKIVGIDGELLHYNLQAIDSGEDSQGEVNVTVKFREHIVAGRGISTDIIEASVKAYLQAVNRALGKGWVMVKKR